From a region of the Trichoderma atroviride chromosome 6, complete sequence genome:
- a CDS encoding uncharacterized protein (TransMembrane:7 (i111-129o224-245i257-279o285-308i320-336o342-359i408-430o)~MEROPS:MER0094384), translated as MALLQTTRARQVRRRLIPYSTITHTQRTRIQARVRAAATSPSKASTTKIQTTMDRERRISRCKTTRANPPDINDHIYDAPAEQSGQRRDKRGKVRVGELGMLGSNRKRIPWLVYIFSLAQAAVFIAEVVRNGILTGSPIMIKPQFNPMIGPSTQVLINMGARYVPCMHNIKEIQGSTIEVQFLCPNATKSTQFCPLSELCGFGGDVPNPKFDGNANQSPAPNQWFRFIIPIFMHAGLIHIGFNLLMQLTIGKEMEIAIGSIRFFLVYMSAGIFGFVMGGNYAAPGIASTGASGSLFGIIALTLIDLLYSWKDRRSPVKDLLFIIIDMVISFVLGLLPGLDNFSHIGGFLMGLVLGICLLHSPNSLRRRIGPDPFYSAVPGAQDPDTVPFYKNPVGFFKGRKPLWWAWWLVRAAALVAVIVVFVVLIHNFYKIGNTCSWCKYLSCLPVNGWCDLGTIQVQ; from the exons ATGGCGCTCCTGCAAACCACCAGGGCCAGACAGGTGCGTCGCCGTTTGATACCGTATTCGACGATCACGCATACCCAACGAACTCGAATCCAGGCCCGGGTGCGAGCGGCAGCGACATCTCCCAGCAAGGCTTCTACCACCAAGATACAAACTACTATGGATCGAGAACGGAGAATATCCCGTTGCAAGACCACACGAGCAAATCCCCCCGACATCAACGATCACATCTACGACGCGCCGGCCGAGCAGTCGGGTCAGAGGCGGGACAAGAGAGGCAAAGTTCGGGTTGGAGAGCTGGGCATGCTAGGCTCTAATCGAAAGCGCATCCCATGGCTGGTTTACATCTTCTCGTTGGCGCAAGCTGCTGTTTTCATTGCCGAAGTGGTGCGCAATG GTATATTGACGGGCTCTCCCATCATGATCAAGCCCCAGTTCAACCCCATGATCGGGCCATCGACACAGGTTCTCATCAACATGGGCGCCCGATATGTGCCCTGCATGCACAACATCAAGGAGATTCAGGGCTCCACCATTGAGGTGCAGTTTCTTTGTCCCAACGCCACAAAGAGCACACAGTTCTGCCCTCTTTCGGAGCTGTGTGGCTTCGGCGGCGATGTCCCTAACCCCAAGTTCGACGGCAACGCGAACCAATCGCCTGCTCCCAACCAGTGGTTCCGCTTCATCATTCCCATTTTCATGCATGCCGGACTTATCCACATCGGCTTCAACCTGCTTATGCAGCTCACCATCggcaaggagatggagattgcAATTGGGTCGATTCGATTTTTCCTCGTCTACATGAGCGCTGGCATCTTCGGTTTCGTCATGGGAGGCAACTACGCTGCCCCTGGTATTGCCTCCACAGGAGCTTCAGGCTCTCTGTTCGGAATCATTGCTCTTACTTTGATTGATCTGCTATATTCGTGGAAGGACCGCCGAAGCCCCGTCAAAGACCTTTTATTCATCATAATCGACATGGTTATTTCTTTCGTGCTTGGTCTGTTGCCTGGCCTGGACAACTTTTCTCACATTGGAGGATTCTTGATGGGTCTCGTCTTGGGTATCTGCCTTCTCCATTCTCCTAATTCGTTGCGGCGGAGAATTGGCCCAGATCCCTTTTACTCGGCGGTGCCCGGGGCACAAGACCCGGATACCGTTCCCTTTTACAAAAACCCGGTTGGATTCTTCAAGGGGAGGAAGCCTCTGTGGTGGGCCTGGTGGCTTGTGCGAGCTGCCGCTCTCGTGGCCGTTATCGTTGTCTTTGTCGTTTTGATACACAACTTTTACAAGATTGGAAACACTTGTAGTTGGTGCAAGTATCTTAGTTGTCTT CCTGTTAATGGTTGGTGCGATCTCGGAACCATCCAGGTACAATAA
- a CDS encoding uncharacterized protein (EggNog:ENOG41~TransMembrane:1 (o15-33i)), with protein sequence MSEQPENPLPPRNEFIHKTALAGAILTPLAMLLPPRKADIRLFVLVGTFSLCTNQLAYEYTGQSVYGRLGSRVGSIFDTGLPEGAKRTQQLLKEQKEREAAHKQKQEENKNSVLKDIWMGGENEGWKERRAEEHNRSFQEGKGMSDIIFEQVADVFSGNWRGKGKADEASSSDDSQGEKKK encoded by the coding sequence ATGTCTGAGCAACCTGAAAACCCGCTCCCGCCTCGCAATGAATTCATACACAAGACGGCGCTCGCTGGAGCAATCTTGACCCCTCTAGCCATGCTGCTCCCTCCCAGAAAAGCCGACATCCGATTATTTGTGCTGGTGGGAACGTTTTCGCTCTGCACCAACCAGCTTGCGTACGAATACACAGGACAGTCTGTATACGGCCGGCTTGGAAGTAGGGTGGGATCAATATTCGATACGGGCTTGCCGGAAGGCGCAAAGAGGACCCAGCAACTGCTAAAGGagcaaaaggagagagaggccgCGCATAAGCAAAAGCAGGAAGAGAATAAAAACTCCGTGCTCAAGGACATCTGGATGGGCGGCGAAAACGAGGGCTGGAAAGAGAGGAGGGCGGAAGAGCATAACCGGAGCTTTCAGGAGGGCAAGGGCATGAGCGACATCATCTTTGAGCAGGTTGCCGATGTGTTTAGTGGAAACTGGAGAGGCAAGGGAAAGGCGGACGAAGCTTCGTCATCTGATGACTCGcagggagaaaagaagaaatag
- a CDS encoding uncharacterized protein (EggNog:ENOG41~TransMembrane:1 (o12-32i)) encodes MPRLQPAPSGMAGMAGASTTASLLLTGHTILLPPRRANRRKRQANNPEMAGGAMPMPLLYEPSHSLALMHTESLYFDLFRVQTASELSGYFNMNFWTQRLLQECHFEPSIRHAVVALGALYKTLEQSCEPDSAALPGAMSRMESVMCHWQVAVRKYSEACNAMLLLSGDKISTNKTRLMASVLLACFDSFIGDHRQAIVQIQTGLRLLARIQHDRARNPHPSERVEEDLLVIFTRFAIQAKSYDMAFHFPHPYVIELGPQSLNDPSSPLSDSGSPQPSSPIPHEFASLREARLASDQLCEMLLRFIEHLQAARREPSYTLPPSWLQLGSTFQAQIDSWTRAFEPIFQSRLQPGIDLLEKSAISALKMFHMNTQIVFLTIFCKTEVQFDSFLPHFKEIVSLGWEVVGDDEKRAAPDRCPDPQRCQHHHDNHHGTSHTHNIKPSFSADLGIVTPLFVVATKCRDPIVRRESIRLLRSSARREGMWDSELAANIGQWIMELEEADALPDTRHSQHDDVKIRVVTHAGEPPTTPTIPEEKRVMVQSVDFDLRARFADLTVGSRDARQGMHDQRHRTTRITW; translated from the coding sequence ATGCCGCGTCTCCAACCGGCGCCGAGCGGCATGGCGGGCATGGCGGGCGCCTCAACCACGGCCAGCCTCCTCCTGACCGGCCACACGattctgctgccgccgcgcAGGGCGAATCGCCGCAAGCGCCAGGCCAACAACCCCGAGATGGCCGGCGGCGCGATGCCGATGCCCCTGCTGTATGAGCCGTCGCATAGCCTGGCCCTGATGCACACCGAGAGCCTGTACTTTGACCTCTTCCGCGTGCAGACGGCGTCGGAGCTGTCTGGATACTTCAACATGAACTTCTGGACGCAGCGTCTCCTCCAGGAGTGCCATTTTGAGCCTTCCATCCGGCATGCCGTCGTTGCTCTCGGCGCCCTGTATAAGACGCTTGAGCAGTCGTGCGAGCCTGATTCGGCAGCCCTCCCCGGTGCAATGAGCCGAATGGAGTCTGTAATGTGTCACTGGCAAGTCGCCGTCAGGAAGTATTCAGAGGCCTGCAACGCCATGCTGCTCCTCAGCGGGGACAAGATATCAACCAACAAGACCCGGCTGATGGCCAGCGTGCTGCTGGCCTGTTTCGACTCCTTCATCGGCGACCACAGGCAGGCCATTGTCCAGATCCAGACGGGGTTGCGGCTTCTGGCCCGTATTCAGCACGACCGGGCCCGAAATCCACATCCGAGCGAACGGGTCGAGGAGGatctcctcgtcatcttcacaCGATTCGCCATCCAGGCCAAGTCATACGACATGGCCTTCCACTTCCCCCACCCCTATGTCATCGAGCTGGGTCCTCAAAGCTTAAACGacccatcttctcctctttcagATTCAGGCTCACCGCAGCCATCAAGTCCCATCCCCCACGAATTCGCGTCTCTGCGAGAAGCACGCCTTGCTTCCGACCAGCTCTGCGAAATGCTGCTCCGGTTCATCGAGCACCTGCAGGCAGCCAGGAGAGAGCCCTCATACACCCTGCCGCCGTCCTGGCTACAGCTGGGCTCGACGTTTCAGGCTCAGATCGATTCCTGGACCAGGGCTTTCGAACCCATTTTCCAATCACGACTGCAACCCGGTATAGACCTCCTGGAGAAatcagccatctcagcgTTGAAGATGTTCCACATGAACACCCAGATCGTATTCTTGACCATCTTCTGCAAGACCGAAGTCCAATTCGACAGCTTCCTCCCTCATTTCAAAGAGATTGTCAGCCTCGGATGGGAAGTCGTCGGCGATGACGAGAAGCGAGCTGCCCCTGACCGCTGCCCCGATCCGCAGCGATGCCAGCACCACCACGACAACCACCACGGAACATCCCACACCCACAACATCAAGCCCAGCTTCTCCGCAGACCTCGGCATCGTCACGCCCCTCTTCGTCGTGGCCACCAAATGCCGCGATCCCATTGTCCGCAGAGAATCCATCCGCCTACTGAGGAGCAGCGCCCGCCGCGAGGGCATGTGGGACAGCGAGCTGGCGGCCAACATTGGCCAATGGATCATGGAGCTCGAAGAGGCCGACGCCTTGCCAGACACGCGCCATTCCCAGCACGACGATGTCAAGATTCGAGTAGTAACCCACGCAGGCGAACCGCCGACGACGCCCACGATCCCCgaggaaaagagagtcaTGGTGCAGTCTGTCGACTTTGATCTGCGCGCCCGATTTGCTGACCTGACGGTGGGCTCGCGAGATGCGCGCCAAGGGATGCATGACCAACGACACAGAACAACCCGAATTACGTGGTGA
- a CDS encoding uncharacterized protein (SECRETED:SignalP(1-18)), producing MVLIKNLIFAALAGSVAAKSAVIDLIPSNFDKLVFSGKPTLVEFFAPWCGHCKNLAPVYEELAQTFEFAKDKVQIAKVDADSERDLGKRFGIQGFPTLKFFDGKSKEPVEYNSGRDLESLTSFIIEKTGVKPKKKKADQPSDVAHLDNKSFYETIGGDKNVLVSFTAPWCGHCKNLAPTWEQVAHDFANDANVVIAKVDAEGETSKEVAEEQGVKSYPTIKFFPAGSKEPVAYEGGRQEIDIVNYINDKAGTFRTEGGELNDKAGTVASLDAIVTKFLGGVSLAEAAKEVKAGVAKLNNSAEAKAAEYYVRVFDKLSKSEQFAAKELTRLRGILAKGGLVAGKRDEIQIKVNILNKFAAKPEEKDEL from the exons ATGGTTCTCATCAAGAACCTCATCTTCGCTGCCCTAGCGGGCTCGGTGGCCGCCAAATCCGCGGTTATCGATCTGATCCCGTCCAACTTTGACAAGCTTGTCTTCTCCGGAAAGCCCACATTGGTCGAGTTTTTTGCTCCCTGGTGCGGCCACTGCAAGAACCTTGCCCCCGTTTACGAGGAGCTGGCCCAGACCTTTGAGTttgccaaggacaaggtaCAGATCGCAAAGGTCGATGCCGACTCTGAGCGAGACCTTGGAAAGCGATTTGGCATCCAGGGATTCCCCACGCTCAAATTCTTTGATGGAAAAAGCAAGGAGCCGGTGGAGTACAACTCGGGCCGTGATCTTGAGAGCCTGACCAGCTTTATCATTGAGAAGACTGGTGTtaagcccaagaagaagaaggccgaccAGCCCAGTGACGTTGCCCACCTGGATAACAAGAGCTTCTACGAGACTATTGGAGGAGACAAGAATGTGCTGGTATCATTCACTGCTCCTTGGTGTGGTC ACTGCAAAAACCTAGCACCTACTTGGGAGCAGGTTGCCCACGACTTTGCCAATGATGCCAACGTTGTGATCGCCAAGGTCGATGCCGAGGGTGAGACCAGCAAGGAGGTTGCTGAGGAACAGGGCGTTAAATCTTACCCCACCATCAAGTTCTTCCCCGCTGGCAGCAAGGAGCCCGTCGCATACGAGGGTGGCCGACAGGAGATTGACATTGTCAACTACATCAACGACAAGGCCGGCACTTTCCGCACTGAGGGAGGCGAGCTTAACGACAAGGCCGGTACCGTGGCATCTCTGGATGCTATTGTGACCAAATTCCTCGGTGGCGTCTCACTCGCCGAGGCTGCTAAGGAGGTCAAGGCCGGTGTTGCCAAGCTCAACAACTccgcagaggccaaggctgcgGAATACTACGTCCGCGTGTTCGACAAGCTGAGCAAGAGCGAGCAGTTtgctgccaaggagctcaCAAGACTCCgaggcatcttggccaagggcGGTCTCGTTGCTGGTAAGCGAGATGAGATCCAGATCAAGGTCAACATCTTGAACAAGTTTGCCGCCAAACcagaggagaaggatgagCTGTAA